CCGCTAGCGGCGCCATCAATCAAGGCTTGCAGGTTGCTGCCGCTACCGGAGATTAGAACAACAACGCGCAATGGTGTTTGGGTGGAGGTGGGCATGTAATCAAAGACCCTGCAGTTCCACTTGATGCTCATTTCCGTTGGCGGTTGCAATATGGCCAATCACAAATGCGTTTTCGCCTGCATTGCGCAAAATGGTCAGTGCATTGTCCTGTTCGCTGGCAGGAATGGCGATAACCATGCCCACACCACAGTTAAAGGTGCGGTACATTTCGCGCATATCAACATTGCCGCCGCGTTGTAACCATTGGAAAACTGGTGGGAACGTCCAGCTTTTGGTGTCGATAACGGCTTTGGTGCCTTCCGGTAACACCCGTGGAATATTCTCAGTCAGGCCGCCGCCGGTAATGTGCGCCATGGCATTGACCTGCGATTCCTTGATCAGCTTAAGTACGGATTTCACGTAGATGCGGGTTGGTTCCATCAGCGCGTCACCCAGCGGGCGACCGCCGCAATCCTGCGTTAAATCAGCCTTGGTGACTTCAATGATTTTGCGGATCAGTGAGTAGCCATTGGAGTGTGGGCCGCTGGAGGTGAGGGCGATCAGGGTATTGCCAACCTTGACCTTACTGCCGTCAATAATTTCGGATTTTTCTACCACGCCAGTACAGAAACCGGCCAGGTCGTAATCTTCACCTTCGTACATGCCTGGCATTTCTGCTGTTTCACCGCCAACCAATGAGCAGCCAGCCAGTTCGCAGCCATCGCCAATACCCGCTACAACGGAAGCTGCTACATCGACATTGAGTTTGCCGGTGGCGTAGTAGTCGAGGAAGAAGAGTGGTTCTGCACCGGTGACAACCAGATCGTTTACGCACATGGCCACCAGGTCGATACCGATGGTGTCATGCTTTTGCAGGTTCATGGCCAAGCGTAACTTGGTGCCTACGCCATCAGTACCTGACACCAGAATCGGTTGGCGATAACCCGCAGGAATCTCTACCAGCGAGGCAAACCCGCCCAAGCCAGCCATCACTTCCGGGCGACGGGTGCGTTTGGCAACACTTTTAATGCGTTCAACCAATGCATCACCGGCTTCAATATCAACGCCAGCGTCTTTATAGCTAAGGGATGGGGTAGGGGTTTGGTTTTGGCTCATAGGAAATGGCTCACAGCTCGTGCAGTTGGAGTGGTTTAAAAAAAGGCCGCCATTCTAACAGCTTATACCGAGGCGTGCAGTGCAAAGCGCGATTGCAGCGAAAGTTATTCTTGCCCGGCAATCCTGACGATTCTACGCTTGGGTGCAATTTCTTGAATCTGTGTCCAATTGCGCTTGCCGTTGGCTGGTTTAAGCCTGTTACAATGCGACCCCATCCCATTTATTGGCTGTGTTCAGGGGTTTATTTGGTGCGCCTTTTATCGATCCGTATCCTGTTATTGTCACTGTGTTCTGTGCTTGTGAGCCCTGTTTTAGCGGGGCAGCAGGTCGATATTTATCGCGCGCAGGCGCTGGTAAAGTCCCAAGCTGAAGCGGAGCGCAATGCGGCTGCGCGCGCTACTTTTGGTGAATTAATGGTGCGTGTTTCCGGGCAGCGCAATGCGCTCGATAATCCGGTGGTTCGCGCGGCCATGCCCAAAGCCCAGAATTATCTGTTTGGTTTCAGTTATAAATCCTCCAGCGAAAAACTGGTTGAAGGCTCGCGCAGTTTTACGGCGTTGGCACTGCAGTTGGATTATGAGCCGCAAGCTATTGCCCAGTTATTGCGCGATGCACAGTTGCCACTCTGGCCTGCCCAGCGTCCGACCTTGTTGGTTTGGTTAGTATTTAAAGATCAGCGCGGATTGCATCTGGTGCCAGAAGTTATTGATTTGCAGGCTATTCATGGTTTTGCTGCATTTCGTGGGTTACCTCTGGTATTTCCCAAGCTTGATGTCGAAGACAGTATTTCCCTCTCGGCTGATGACCTATGGGCGCTGGATCAGCAAAAAATCAAAGCAGCATCGGCTCGTTACAATGCTGATGCAATCCTTATTGGCCGTTATACCCCAAGTGCTATGGGGCCGATTCCTGCCGCCATCGTGGTAGATCCATTGGCTGTTGGCGAGTTTGACAGCTCTGATGTTGCCAGTAGTGCCGCATCCATAGCTTCGGCGGCTGCCAGTTCGGTGGATGATGGCAGTTTGATACCTGTACCAGTTGAGCCCGCCCAAGGTCCTTGGCAGGGTGATTGGGTGCTTTTACACGGCGATGTACAAGATGCATTCGCTGATGAGACGCCAGAAGTAAAAGGCTTGTTTAACAATGCGATTGATCGCGTAGCAGATTATTTTGCGAATCAGTACGCCATCATACCTACTAACCAGGGGCCGCAACAGATTGTGCTGCGTATTGGCAATATCACCAGCTTTGCTGCTTTCAAGCAGGTGCAGGCGTACTTGGAAGAGCTGGCATTAGTGCAGCGAATGGAGGTTGTCACTGTCAATGCCGAAGGTGTTGTGGTGCGCTTAACCACAGAGGCTGATGCTCGCCTGCTGACCAGTACCCTGGCGCTGGGGCGCCGTTTGATGCCGGTGCAGTCTGCGGCTGTTGACTCTGCCCTGACGCCATCTGCACCAACGCAAATAGCGGCGCTGCCGGAGGGGATAGATGCCGAGGCAATGGCGGATTTGGAGCGTGCCATGGAGAGTGAGCAAATGTCGGGCACTCCAGCCGCTGATGATGTCAACGCCACGACAAGCACAACTGCTGTGCTCACTCATGCGGGTACTTTGCAAGATCCACTGATTTACGTTTGGCAGAAGTAGTTATGGTTCATTTGCCGCAGCAATTGTCTTTGGGCGTCAACCTGAATGATGACGCCACCTTTGAAAACTTTTATGCACCAGCTGCAACCCACAATGCCATGGTGTTACAGGGGTTGCGTCAGCAAGTAGAGGGTAGTGGCGAGTCTTTTATCTATTTGTGGGGTGCGCCCGGCTGTGGTTTGACGCACTTGTTGCAGGCCGCCTGCCATGAGGCACAGCATCAAGGTTTGTCGGTACAGTATTTGCCCCTGCGTGATTTGGCCGGTTACGCGCCTGATGAGTTGTTTACCGGTTTGGATGCTGTGGATTTGGTCTGCCTGGATTGCTTGCCAGCGGTGGCTGGTCGCTCTGATTGGGAGCTGGCGATTTTCAACCTTTACAACCGACTTCGTGATCACGGCAAGCGTTTATTAGTAGCTGCGGAGCAGAGCCCGCGTGAATTGGCGCTGACCCTTGAGGATTTACGCTCGCGTTTGCAGTGGGGGTTGACCTATCAGGTGCACAGCCTGAGCGATGACGATAAACAACAAGCGCTGCAATTGCGCGCCCGTGCTCGTGGGTTGGAATTAAGCGATGATGTGGCGCAATACATTATCCAACGCTTACCGCGCGATACCAACGAACTGTTTTGGCAATTGCAGCGCCTTGATCATGCCTCGCTTGCCGAGCAACGTAAACTTACCATTCCTTTTGTAAAGAAAGTTCTAACTATTTGATCTCCTTACGGATCACTACCAGAATTCCTCCTCAATAGCTTTGATGTGTATTGACTATTAGGTCTTTTTGCCTTGGTCGCACTCAATGCTGTGTGCCCATAATAATGATCAGGTCTGAGTGCCTGATAGGTAATGGAGAGTTTCAATGGCATTTTTTACCCCAAGTCCCAAGGCGTTATGCGCTGTTGTTTTCGCAGCAGCGACGCTGGGTAGTGTTTCTCTGCTGAGTGGTTGCAGCAAGGGGGACAGCACTGCGTCTTCAGCCTCCGCATCAATAGCGGCCACCAGCAATTCGTCGCCCGCTGTTGCAGCCTTGGGCATCAGGTTGAATCAACTTGGGTTCCTGCCCGGTTCGGCCAAGTGGGCGTTAGTGCCTGCCGTAGCGGCAAGTCGCTTCAGTGTGATTGATGTTGCCAGTGGCGAAGAAGTCTATGGCGGTGACCTGATGCCTGCGGCCACATGGGAACCGGCAGAAGAGTCCGTACAGCGGGCCGATTTTTCGCAGTTAACGCGTGCAGGGGAATATCAATTGCGCGTCGCTGGTGTGGCGGATTCGCGCCCATTCAAAATCGCCGAGGATGCTTACGTTGCGTTGAATGCGGCTAGCATCAAGGCGTTTTATTTCAATCGCAATAGTGCGGAGCTGCTGGCAGAGCATGCCGGTATTTATGCGCGCCCATTGGGGCACCCGGACACCCATGTACTGGTACATGCTTCGGCAGCCAGTGCTGAGCGTCCCGAAGGCACGGTCATCGCCAGTCCCAAAGGGTGGTATGACGCTGGTGACTACAACAAATACATTGTGAACTCCGGTATTTCTACCTATTCGCTTCTGGCGGCCTATGAGCACTTTCCTGAGTTCTTTGTCGGGCAGAATCTGAACATTCCTGAAAGCGGTGATGCCATTCCTGACCTGCTCAATGAAGCCTTGTGGAATCTTGAATGGATGTTGACCATGCAGGACCCTCATGATGGTGGTGTCTATCACAAGCTCACCAATAAGCGGTTTGATGGTGTGGTGATGCCCCATGAGGCGACCAGTGAGCGCTATGTTGTACAAAAATCGACTGCAGCAGCGCTGGATTTTGCGGCAGTAATGGCAACTGCTAGCCGTGTGTTGGCAAAGTATGAGGAGCAGTTGCCGGGTATGTCTGCTCGAATGCTGGCGGCAGCAGAATCGGCATGGCAATGGGCGCAGGCAAATCCCGCGGTGATTTACCAGCAACCGGAGGACATCAAAACCGGTGAATATGGCGATCGCCAGTTGGACGACGAGTTCTTCTGGGCGGCGTCTGAGTTATACATCGCTACCCGCAATGACAGTTATTACGCAGCCTCCAAAGCAGCCAGTACCAGTGCAACCGTTCCCTCATGGGGCGATGTGCGCAGTTTAGGGTGGATTTCGCTGGCGCATCATCGCGCTCAGCTGAGTGAGGTGGCCGATCAGGAGTTGATTGTTGGTCGCATTGAAACTCTGGCGAAACAATTGCGATCTGTGTGGTCTGGCTCAGCCTATGGCGTGACTATGCAAACCGAGGATTTTATTTGGGGGAGCAACTCGGTAGCTTTGGGGCAGGGCATGATATTGCTACAGGCCTATCGTTTGAATGGTGAGCGCGATTATCTGGATGCTGCGCAGTCAGCGCTGGATTATGTGCTGGGGCGCAACGCAGTGGATACCGCATTTGTCACCGGATTTGGTCAGCAATCCACTCTACATCCACACCACCGTCCCTCAGGTGCAGATGGTATAGAAGCGCCCATTCCCGGTTTTATTGCAGGGGGCCCACAACCGCGCCAGCAGGATAAAGATGATTGCTCGGAGGCTTATCCCTCCGCTATTCCTGCCAAATCCTACCTCGATCACTATTGCAGTTATGCCAGCAACGAGATTGCGATTAACTGGAATGCGCCACTGGTTTATGTGTCAGCAGCGCTGCAAGTGCTGACCCAATAATTATTGATTAAATTGCATCGTTTTAGGCAGCTCCGCGATTAAGCGTTGCTGGCTAAAGGGGCAAATAAATTCCAGTCGATAGGCCAGGAGCTGTAAACCCACATTGGCTTTGGTGCCATAAACACGGTCGCCCACAATCGGGTGGCCGATGTTGGCAAGGTGGCGGCGAATCTGGTGTTTGCGGCCAGTCTCAATAGTGATATCCAGCAGCGTCTTATTGTGTTCAGTGCGGACTTTGTGAAGGTGAGTGATGGCCGATTTACCATCCAGTGCCTCGCTCAGTGTTAAGCCGCTTGATGGAATTTCACAATCTCCTGTTACCCAGGCTTGATAAGACTTGTGCATGTCGCGCGCCTGAAACAGCGTGGATAATTTGCCAGCGGCTTGGCTATCGTGTGCGAGCATTATTAATCCACTTGCGTCGCCATCCAAACGGTGCACTAAAAAGCACTCGCGTTGCGTGCGCCCTTGAGTAAATTGTCCATTCACTTCAACCCACCGTAAAATGCTACAGTGATCGCCCCATTGGGAGCCCTGCGAAAGCATACCCGGCGGCTTGAACCAAATACTGTAATTGCCCGCATCGTGAATCAGCGTGGCCGTTTCCGGTTTGCGCGCAAGCACTTGTTCGTCGTAAAAAAACTGAATGCGCGACCCCTTGTATAAAACCTTGGTTGCACGACGCAAACGCAGGGTTTTGCCCTTGAGTGTCCACCAAACAGCGCCTTTATTCATCGCATCTTTAATGCGCTGCTTGGACAACCCAGTACCCTCTGCCAATAAATCGAGCGCAGTTTGTTCGGCTTGAGTGACAGTAAATTCAAATTTTTGTGGTATTTCAAATGAAGTATCGGACATTGGTTAGCTTTGATAAGTGAGAAAAACGGTGGCAGAAAAGGCAACGATTTATAAAGCAACAATTACCTTGGCAGATATGGATCGCAGTGTATATGGCGATTATAACCTGACTGTCGCACTGCATCCGTCGGAGACGGTGGAGCGGATGATGGTGCGCATTCTAGCCTTTTGTTACTGCGCTGCGGAAAATTTAACCTTCACTAAAGGTCTCTCATCCATGGAAGAGCCCGATCTGTGGTTAAAGCACGATAACGGCACCATTTTGCAGTGGATTGAAGTGGGTCAACCGGCGCCTGATCGGCTGAAAAAAGCATCGAGCCAGGCGCAAGCGGTGCATGTATTTAGTTATGGTCGCGGCATGGATGTTTGGTGGAGAACCAACAGTGCCGCTATTCGTGCCTTGCCCAAAGTGACCATTCACCATTTTGCGGCAGATGAGTTACAACAACTTTGCGCCTTGGCTGACAAGACCATGAAATTAACGGTGACTATTACCGAAACTATTGCCTATGTGTCATCAGCTACCGAAAATGTCGCGCTGAGCCTGCGCGATATGCCTCAATGACAGATGGAAACCTATCAGGATTAACCGCCCCATGAATATGACGAGCACTACAATGAACAGCCCTTTGTTAACCACTGTCGACATCACGATCGACAACGCCCAGCAATACTTGATTGATGAGTCCTTCAATCGCCCGGTGGTGATTGATTTTTGGGCAGAGTGGTGTGGGCCGTGCAAAAATCTGATGCCGATTTTGGAAAAACTGGCTACTGAATACGCGGGCGCTTTTTTATTGGCCAAGGTGAATGCGGATGATCAGCAAATGATTTCATCGCAGTTTGGTGTGCGCAGTTTGCCCACTGTCATGGTGATGAAGGACGGTCAACCGGTTGATGGTTTTGCCGGTGCCTTGCCGGAAGTGCAGGTGCGCGATTTGCTTGCCAAATACTTGCCAAAACCTTGGGAGGCGCCGCTGCAACAAGCAAAGGATTTGATAGTGCAAGCACAATATAGTGAAGCCTTACCGCTGTTGCGTCAGGCTTATGAGCAATCCAATAATTTGGCAGCCATTGGTTTATTGATTGCCCAATGTCATTTGGAATTAAATCGTATTGATAATGCAGAAGCGATTTTGTCCACCATAAAAATGGTCGACCAGGACAGCTTTTATGAACAGTTAATAGCGCAGGTGGCGCTAAAAAAACAAGCGGCTAAAACACCGGAATTATCGGCACTTGAAGCTGCACATTCGGCGGCGCCGGAGGATTTGCAGGTGCGTTTGCAGTTGGCGTTGCAGTACCATCAAGAGGCAGAGCATCGCTTGGCACTGGAGCATTTGTTAGCGATTTTGCGTAAGGATCGCCAATTTGCGGAAGGCGAGGCGCGTCAGTCGTTTAATGCAATTCTCGCTTCGCTGGGGAAGGCAGATCCTCTGGCAATTGAGTTCCAGCGGAAATTATTTACCTTGCTTTACTAGGCTTTACCTGCAGTCAAATGGTTGTTATTACAAAAAGTGGGTACACTGGTACGGCTGTAAAAATACTGTAAACACGCCGCATGAGCTGTGCTAAACCTTGGTAGCAGTTGCGCTACTGCTAGAGGATTTTGATAGACAATGAGTAATCGCTATTCCCTGATCGCATGTGTTGCCATGGTCGTTTTGGCTATGGCCGGGTGCGGCAAAGGTAAAGAGGAAGCTAAAGACTTGCCTCACTTTTGCAAGCAGGATGGTTCCCGCCTGCTGATCAAACAGGGCAAGATGCGGTTGGAGATAATGCCCAAAATTGGTGGCCGCATTTCTTCACTTCAATATGCTGGCCACGAAATACTGGTGCCTATTGTCGATCTGGATAAAGTAACCGATTGGGGCACTGTGCTCTGGTCCAGCCCACAAACTGATTGGGGGTGGCCGCCTATTGATGTGCTGGATAACAAACCCTATCGCCTGAGCACTGAAGATGACAAAGTGGTGCTCACCAGTGAAATTGATGGCCGTACCGGTTATCAATTCACCAAAACCTACCGTCCCGATGGTGAAGATCGTATCGCCATTGATTACCGCATCACCAATCGCAGTAATGAACGCAAAAATGTAGCGCCGCTGGAAGTAACGCGCTTACCCTCATCGGGCAGTTTATTTTTCCCCAGTGGTGAAGGTGAGGTGTCCAACGGGTTGTTTTATCCGTTAGACGTGCAGATGATTGATGAGCTCACCTGGTTTGATTACGACAAGAAAAAAATTCGTACTGATCATCATAAAATGATGCAGGACGGCAAAGAGGGCTGGATGGCCTATGTCGACAAAGGTTACTTGTTGGTAAAAGAATTCAACGACAGTCCTGCAGGTACTACTGCCAAAGGCGAAAACGAAATAGAAATCTTTGCCCATGTTGATCATGTGTTTATCGAAATGAAACAGCAGGCGTCACTGGTGGCATTGGAGCCGGGGCAGTATTTGGATTGGACTGTCATTTGGCATGTAAAAAAGCTGCCGGATGATCTCGTACAAAACCCGACACCCCAAGCGCTGGCGACATATGTGCGCAGTCTGTTGTAAGTGCATAGATGATTGATGCCCATAAAAAACGCCGCAGTGATGCGGCGTTTTTTATGGAGCATTGAAAAAATCAGCGGCGATTTTTGCGTGTTTTCAAACGGCGAATGCGGTCGGCTTCTTCCTTTTCGATTTTCTTGCGCTCGTCCTCTTCTTTGGCGCGCAATACTTCCTCTTGTGTCATTTCCGGGGTTTCCCAGCTGATTGGCCCGAGTAAACCGGCGCGCAGTTCGGTAATTAAAATCGATGCAACTTTTTGAATTTCTACACCGCCACCTTTGCGTGTGCAGCCGCGTTTTACACCAATGGCATCCAATAATTCCAGATCCGTCTCCGGCAATTCGTTCAAGCCGTAACGGGTTTTGAGGGCGTCCGGGTAGGCCTTGAGTAAATACTCGGCGGCGTAGAGGGCGATATCGGCGTAATCAAACACAGTGTCTTTAATGGCGCCGGTAATCGCCAGGCGATAGCCGCAGGACGGTGGTGATAATTTGGGCCATAAAAAACCCGGTGTGTCGGTCAGGAGAATACCGTGTTCCAATTTAATTTTTTGCTGGGCCTTGGTCACGCCAGCCTCGTTGCCGGTTTTGGCAATAACACGACCAGCCAAGGTATTGATGATGGTGGATTTGCCCACGTTGGGGATGCCCATAATCATCACCCGCGCCGGGCGCACTTCGCGCTGGCGTTCGCTCACCAGTGAAGTGCACAGGTTTAGCAAGTTGCGAATTTGATCGGGGCGCTGTTGGCTCACGGGTAGGGCTTTTACGCCTTTTTCCTGCTCCATTTTATCTACCCAGAGTGCAGTAATTGCCGGGTCGGCCAAATCGGCTTTGTTGAGCAGTTTGATGAGTGGAGTGTCGCCACGCAAACTGGGAACCAATGGGTTTTCGCTGGAAAAAGGGATGCGTGCGTCGATGACTTCTATCACCACATCCACATGAGGCATGACTTCCGCAATTTCTTTGCGGGCCTTGTGCATGTGGCCGGGGAACCAATTAATTGTTGACATGAATTACTCGGGTATCGGAAGAGGGTAGGTGCTTAGGCAAAACTGTCGAGCGGTTCATCGCGATTAAAATGATGCAGCAGCAAGCATTCATCATCGGTTTCGCCTTCGCATATCACAATAGAAACGGGGGCAATGTAAGGCGCGTAAGTATGATCCAGATAAAGCGCGTGTTGCAGTTC
The nucleotide sequence above comes from Cellvibrio sp. PSBB023. Encoded proteins:
- the trxA gene encoding thioredoxin, whose amino-acid sequence is MNSPLLTTVDITIDNAQQYLIDESFNRPVVIDFWAEWCGPCKNLMPILEKLATEYAGAFLLAKVNADDQQMISSQFGVRSLPTVMVMKDGQPVDGFAGALPEVQVRDLLAKYLPKPWEAPLQQAKDLIVQAQYSEALPLLRQAYEQSNNLAAIGLLIAQCHLELNRIDNAEAILSTIKMVDQDSFYEQLIAQVALKKQAAKTPELSALEAAHSAAPEDLQVRLQLALQYHQEAEHRLALEHLLAILRKDRQFAEGEARQSFNAILASLGKADPLAIEFQRKLFTLLY
- a CDS encoding YaeQ family protein; its protein translation is MRKTVAEKATIYKATITLADMDRSVYGDYNLTVALHPSETVERMMVRILAFCYCAAENLTFTKGLSSMEEPDLWLKHDNGTILQWIEVGQPAPDRLKKASSQAQAVHVFSYGRGMDVWWRTNSAAIRALPKVTIHHFAADELQQLCALADKTMKLTVTITETIAYVSSATENVALSLRDMPQ
- a CDS encoding glycoside hydrolase family 9 protein, producing the protein MAFFTPSPKALCAVVFAAATLGSVSLLSGCSKGDSTASSASASIAATSNSSPAVAALGIRLNQLGFLPGSAKWALVPAVAASRFSVIDVASGEEVYGGDLMPAATWEPAEESVQRADFSQLTRAGEYQLRVAGVADSRPFKIAEDAYVALNAASIKAFYFNRNSAELLAEHAGIYARPLGHPDTHVLVHASAASAERPEGTVIASPKGWYDAGDYNKYIVNSGISTYSLLAAYEHFPEFFVGQNLNIPESGDAIPDLLNEALWNLEWMLTMQDPHDGGVYHKLTNKRFDGVVMPHEATSERYVVQKSTAAALDFAAVMATASRVLAKYEEQLPGMSARMLAAAESAWQWAQANPAVIYQQPEDIKTGEYGDRQLDDEFFWAASELYIATRNDSYYAASKAASTSATVPSWGDVRSLGWISLAHHRAQLSEVADQELIVGRIETLAKQLRSVWSGSAYGVTMQTEDFIWGSNSVALGQGMILLQAYRLNGERDYLDAAQSALDYVLGRNAVDTAFVTGFGQQSTLHPHHRPSGADGIEAPIPGFIAGGPQPRQQDKDDCSEAYPSAIPAKSYLDHYCSYASNEIAINWNAPLVYVSAALQVLTQ
- a CDS encoding RluA family pseudouridine synthase — translated: MSDTSFEIPQKFEFTVTQAEQTALDLLAEGTGLSKQRIKDAMNKGAVWWTLKGKTLRLRRATKVLYKGSRIQFFYDEQVLARKPETATLIHDAGNYSIWFKPPGMLSQGSQWGDHCSILRWVEVNGQFTQGRTQRECFLVHRLDGDASGLIMLAHDSQAAGKLSTLFQARDMHKSYQAWVTGDCEIPSSGLTLSEALDGKSAITHLHKVRTEHNKTLLDITIETGRKHQIRRHLANIGHPIVGDRVYGTKANVGLQLLAYRLEFICPFSQQRLIAELPKTMQFNQ
- the hda gene encoding DnaA regulatory inactivator Hda, producing MVHLPQQLSLGVNLNDDATFENFYAPAATHNAMVLQGLRQQVEGSGESFIYLWGAPGCGLTHLLQAACHEAQHQGLSVQYLPLRDLAGYAPDELFTGLDAVDLVCLDCLPAVAGRSDWELAIFNLYNRLRDHGKRLLVAAEQSPRELALTLEDLRSRLQWGLTYQVHSLSDDDKQQALQLRARARGLELSDDVAQYIIQRLPRDTNELFWQLQRLDHASLAEQRKLTIPFVKKVLTI
- the ylqF gene encoding ribosome biogenesis GTPase YlqF; translated protein: MSTINWFPGHMHKARKEIAEVMPHVDVVIEVIDARIPFSSENPLVPSLRGDTPLIKLLNKADLADPAITALWVDKMEQEKGVKALPVSQQRPDQIRNLLNLCTSLVSERQREVRPARVMIMGIPNVGKSTIINTLAGRVIAKTGNEAGVTKAQQKIKLEHGILLTDTPGFLWPKLSPPSCGYRLAITGAIKDTVFDYADIALYAAEYLLKAYPDALKTRYGLNELPETDLELLDAIGVKRGCTRKGGGVEIQKVASILITELRAGLLGPISWETPEMTQEEVLRAKEEDERKKIEKEEADRIRRLKTRKNRR
- a CDS encoding DUF2066 domain-containing protein encodes the protein MSPVLAGQQVDIYRAQALVKSQAEAERNAAARATFGELMVRVSGQRNALDNPVVRAAMPKAQNYLFGFSYKSSSEKLVEGSRSFTALALQLDYEPQAIAQLLRDAQLPLWPAQRPTLLVWLVFKDQRGLHLVPEVIDLQAIHGFAAFRGLPLVFPKLDVEDSISLSADDLWALDQQKIKAASARYNADAILIGRYTPSAMGPIPAAIVVDPLAVGEFDSSDVASSAASIASAAASSVDDGSLIPVPVEPAQGPWQGDWVLLHGDVQDAFADETPEVKGLFNNAIDRVADYFANQYAIIPTNQGPQQIVLRIGNITSFAAFKQVQAYLEELALVQRMEVVTVNAEGVVVRLTTEADARLLTSTLALGRRLMPVQSAAVDSALTPSAPTQIAALPEGIDAEAMADLERAMESEQMSGTPAADDVNATTSTTAVLTHAGTLQDPLIYVWQK
- the purM gene encoding phosphoribosylformylglycinamidine cyclo-ligase translates to MSQNQTPTPSLSYKDAGVDIEAGDALVERIKSVAKRTRRPEVMAGLGGFASLVEIPAGYRQPILVSGTDGVGTKLRLAMNLQKHDTIGIDLVAMCVNDLVVTGAEPLFFLDYYATGKLNVDVAASVVAGIGDGCELAGCSLVGGETAEMPGMYEGEDYDLAGFCTGVVEKSEIIDGSKVKVGNTLIALTSSGPHSNGYSLIRKIIEVTKADLTQDCGGRPLGDALMEPTRIYVKSVLKLIKESQVNAMAHITGGGLTENIPRVLPEGTKAVIDTKSWTFPPVFQWLQRGGNVDMREMYRTFNCGVGMVIAIPASEQDNALTILRNAGENAFVIGHIATANGNEHQVELQGL
- a CDS encoding YidC/Oxa1 family insertase periplasmic-domain containing protein — translated: MSNRYSLIACVAMVVLAMAGCGKGKEEAKDLPHFCKQDGSRLLIKQGKMRLEIMPKIGGRISSLQYAGHEILVPIVDLDKVTDWGTVLWSSPQTDWGWPPIDVLDNKPYRLSTEDDKVVLTSEIDGRTGYQFTKTYRPDGEDRIAIDYRITNRSNERKNVAPLEVTRLPSSGSLFFPSGEGEVSNGLFYPLDVQMIDELTWFDYDKKKIRTDHHKMMQDGKEGWMAYVDKGYLLVKEFNDSPAGTTAKGENEIEIFAHVDHVFIEMKQQASLVALEPGQYLDWTVIWHVKKLPDDLVQNPTPQALATYVRSLL